AAAATCTGAATTATTAAATTTTGATGAGATTTTAAGAATTGTGAATGTTGGGGCAAAACTTGGAATCACAAAAATTAGATTAACAGGTGGTGAGCCTTTAATTAGAAACAACATTGAATATCTAATTAAAGAAATACATAACACCTCTGGAATTGAAAAGGTTTCAATCACAACTAATGGAATTTTATTAGCAAATAGAATTGATTCCATTCAAAATTCTATCAACTCAATTAATTTATCTCTAGACACATTTAACAAACAAAAATTTTTCAGTATAACAAACCGTGATTTCTTTGATGAAACTATTAATGGTATAAATTCGGCTTTAGAATCAACTATTAAAATTGTTAAACTAAACTGCGTTGTTATAAAAGGGTTAAATGATAATGAAATATTAGATTTTGTCGATTTTGCATTTAATAATAAAATTCAAGTTAGATTCATTGAGTTTATGCCATTTGCAAGCAATTCTTGGAGTTTAGATAAATGTTTGACAATGGAGGAAATTATATTTGAGATTTCTAAGAAATATGATTTAATACTTATGGAAAAAGAACCAAATTATGTTTCAAACGATTTTAAGATTGTTTGTAAAAATACTAAGGAAACTGGGTTAGGAAGTTTAGGTATTATTGCGTCAAATTCTCAACCATTTTGTTCAGTATGTTCAAGATTAAGACTAACTGCTGAAGGTATGCTAATGTCTTGCTTACATTCACCTCAAGAATTTGATTTAAAATCAGCACTTAGAAATGGTTCATCAGATTCTGATTTAGAAAATATATTTTTCAATGCTATTAATAGTAAACAAAAAGAACATTTACAAGTAGAAGAATTAAACTTAAACACTAATAGAATTATGATACAAATTGGAGGTTAACTTCGAATTATTAATCTCGCTTTATTTTTATTTAACTTATTTTAATTTCTCATTAACCAAATTTTAAAATGAAATTTACTCTATTTATTCTATTTACAACTATATTACTCAAGAGTAGTTTATTATCACAAAATTTAGCCGATCCTATTGAAGTTGTTAACGAAATGAACAAAGTTAGAAGAAATCCAATAGCTTATTCTAATTGGATGTTAAAGTTTAAAAATCAAAATAAAAAGGTAAAGGAATTTAATGAAGCAATTAATTTTCTGAAAAAGCTAAAATCTTTAGATACTTTAACAATAAAATTAGGGTTACAGAAATCTGCAGAAGATCACGTTAATGATATTGGATTAAAAGGTATTATATCTCATATTGGTTCAGACAATTCTTCACCCTTAAAAAGAATGCAACGTTATGCATTTATAAATTCTTTAGCTTCAGAGAATATTTCATTTGGAACCGAAACTGCTGAAGAAACAGTTCTAGGTTGGATTATAGATAAAGGGGTTAAGGGTAGAGGGCATAGAAAAACAATAGTAAACAAAGATCTCGCTTATGTTGGTGTTGCTTCTGGATTTCACAAAATATATAAATTTGTAACTGTTGCTGATTTCGTAGAATTGTATCAAGATTATATCAAATAGTCACTTGGTATTTTAAATGACATTTTTTCTATGTAATTTTTCAATGAGTCATACTAATGAAAGTTTGTCTTT
Above is a window of Chlorobiota bacterium DNA encoding:
- the moaA gene encoding GTP 3',8-cyclase MoaA; its protein translation is MKLLVDKFNRTHNYLRISVTDKCNLRCNYCLPNEDIIWKTKSELLNFDEILRIVNVGAKLGITKIRLTGGEPLIRNNIEYLIKEIHNTSGIEKVSITTNGILLANRIDSIQNSINSINLSLDTFNKQKFFSITNRDFFDETINGINSALESTIKIVKLNCVVIKGLNDNEILDFVDFAFNNKIQVRFIEFMPFASNSWSLDKCLTMEEIIFEISKKYDLILMEKEPNYVSNDFKIVCKNTKETGLGSLGIIASNSQPFCSVCSRLRLTAEGMLMSCLHSPQEFDLKSALRNGSSDSDLENIFFNAINSKQKEHLQVEELNLNTNRIMIQIGG
- a CDS encoding CAP domain-containing protein — its product is MKFTLFILFTTILLKSSLLSQNLADPIEVVNEMNKVRRNPIAYSNWMLKFKNQNKKVKEFNEAINFLKKLKSLDTLTIKLGLQKSAEDHVNDIGLKGIISHIGSDNSSPLKRMQRYAFINSLASENISFGTETAEETVLGWIIDKGVKGRGHRKTIVNKDLAYVGVASGFHKIYKFVTVADFVELYQDYIK